Proteins encoded within one genomic window of Glycine soja cultivar W05 chromosome 1, ASM419377v2, whole genome shotgun sequence:
- the LOC114368341 gene encoding histone deacetylase 19-like isoform X1: MESGGNSLPSGSDGVKRKVSYFYDPEVGNYYYGQGHPMKPHRIRMTHALLAHYGLLQHMQVLKPMAAKDRDLCKFHADDYVAFLRGITPETQQDQLRQLKRFNVGEDCPVFDGLYSFCQTYAGGSVGGALKLNHGVCDIAINWAGGLHHAKKCEASGFCYVNDIVLAILELLKIHERVLYVDIDIHHGDGVEEAFYTTDRVMTVSFHKFGDYFPGTGDIRDIGYAKGKYYSLNVPLDDGIDDESYQSLFKPIMGKVMEIFRPGAVVLQCGADSLSGDRLGCFNLSIKGHAECVRYMRSFNVPLLLLGGGGYTIRNVARCWCFETSVALGIELDDKMPQHEYYEYFGPDYTLHVAPSNMENKNSRQLLDEIRAKLLDNLSRLQHAPSVPFQERPPDAELLERDEDQDDRDERWDPDSDREVGDDSNPVRRRVKSECVDAEDKDTESYHKHLDCGRDYLTPFKEISCSKVSGVDSMAVDEPCIKEEQDNLKELSDHRPR; this comes from the exons ATGGAAAGTGGAGGGAACTCCCTTCCATCAGGGTCAGATGGTGTGAAGAGAAAGGTTTCATATTTCTATGATCCAGAGGTTGGAAACTATTATTATGGGCAGGGACACCCAATGAAACCACACAGGATTCGAATGACACATGCTCTTTTAGCCCACTATGGATTGCTTCAACACATGCAGGTTCTGAAGCCTATGGCTGCTAAAGATAGGGACCTTTGCAAGTTCCATGCTGATGATTATGTGGCCTTTCTGAGAGGCATCACCCCTGAAACGCAGCAAGATCAATTGAGACAGCTGAAGAGGTTTAATGTTGGCGAAGACTGCCCTGTATTTGATGGTCTTTACTCTTTCTGCCAGACATATGCAGGAGGTTCTGTTGGTGGTGCTCTAAAGTTGAACCATGGAGTATGTGATATTGCAATAAATTGGGCTGGTGGTCTACATCATGCAAAGAAGTGTGAGGCTTCTGGGTTTTGCTATGTTAATGACATTGTGCTGGCTATTTTGGAACTTCTCAAAATACATGAG CGTGTTCTGTATGTGGACATTGATATCCACCATGGTGATGGTGTAGAGGAGGCCTTTTACACCACCGATAGGGTCATGACTGTTTCGTTTCATAAGTTTGGGGATTACTTTCCTGGAACAGGTGATATTCGTGATATTGGATATGCTAAAGGGAAATATTATTCACTAAATGTTCCCTTGGATGATGGAATTGATGATGAGAGCTATCAGTCCTTGTTTAAGCCAATAATGGGAAAGGTTATGGAGATTTTTAGGCCCGGTGCTGTTGTATTACAATGTGGTGCTGACTCTTTATCTGGGGACAGGTTAGGTTGTTTCAATCTTTCCATAAAAGGTCATGCAGAGTGTGTCAGATATATGAGATCTTTTAATGTTCCCCTTCTATTGCTCGGGGGAGGTGGCTATACAATAAGAAATGTGGCACGTTGTTGGTGTTTCGAG ACTAGCGTTGCTCTTGGGATTGAACTAGATGATAAGATGCCTCAACATgaatattatgaatattttgGTCCTGACTATACTCTTCATGTTGCTCCAAGTAACATGGAAAACAAGAACTCCCGACAATTATTGGATGAAATAAGAGCAAAACTTCTTGATAATTTATCTAGGCTTCAACATGCACCAAGTGTCCCATTCCAGGAACGGCCACCTGATGCAGAGCTTCTAGAG AGAGATGAAGATCAAGATGATAGAGATGAAAGATGGGATCCCGATTCTGACAGGGAGGTTGGCGATGACAG CAATCCTGTTCGCAGAAGGGTGAAAAGTGAATGCGTTGATGCTGAGGATAAAGATACA gaAAGTTATCATAAACATCTAGATTGTGGAAGAGATTATCTTACGCCTTTCAAGGAGATTTCATGCTCCAAG GTGTCGGGGGTGGACTCAATGGCAGTGGATGAACCATGCATCAAAGAGGAGCAGGATAATTTAAAAGAGCTTTCTGATCACAGGCCAAGATGA
- the LOC114368341 gene encoding histone deacetylase 19-like isoform X2 — protein sequence MESGGNSLPSGSDGVKRKVSYFYDPEVGNYYYGQGHPMKPHRIRMTHALLAHYGLLQHMQVLKPMAAKDRDLCKFHADDYVAFLRGITPETQQDQLRQLKRFNVGEDCPVFDGLYSFCQTYAGGSVGGALKLNHGVCDIAINWAGGLHHAKKCEASGFCYVNDIVLAILELLKIHERVLYVDIDIHHGDGVEEAFYTTDRVMTVSFHKFGDYFPGTGDIRDIGYAKGKYYSLNVPLDDGIDDESYQSLFKPIMGKVMEIFRPGAVVLQCGADSLSGDRLGCFNLSIKGHAECVRYMRSFNVPLLLLGGGGYTIRNVARCWCFETSVALGIELDDKMPQHEYYEYFGPDYTLHVAPSNMENKNSRQLLDEIRAKLLDNLSRLQHAPSVPFQERPPDAELLERDEDQDDRDERWDPDSDREVGDDSNPVRRRVKSECVDAEDKDTVSGVDSMAVDEPCIKEEQDNLKELSDHRPR from the exons ATGGAAAGTGGAGGGAACTCCCTTCCATCAGGGTCAGATGGTGTGAAGAGAAAGGTTTCATATTTCTATGATCCAGAGGTTGGAAACTATTATTATGGGCAGGGACACCCAATGAAACCACACAGGATTCGAATGACACATGCTCTTTTAGCCCACTATGGATTGCTTCAACACATGCAGGTTCTGAAGCCTATGGCTGCTAAAGATAGGGACCTTTGCAAGTTCCATGCTGATGATTATGTGGCCTTTCTGAGAGGCATCACCCCTGAAACGCAGCAAGATCAATTGAGACAGCTGAAGAGGTTTAATGTTGGCGAAGACTGCCCTGTATTTGATGGTCTTTACTCTTTCTGCCAGACATATGCAGGAGGTTCTGTTGGTGGTGCTCTAAAGTTGAACCATGGAGTATGTGATATTGCAATAAATTGGGCTGGTGGTCTACATCATGCAAAGAAGTGTGAGGCTTCTGGGTTTTGCTATGTTAATGACATTGTGCTGGCTATTTTGGAACTTCTCAAAATACATGAG CGTGTTCTGTATGTGGACATTGATATCCACCATGGTGATGGTGTAGAGGAGGCCTTTTACACCACCGATAGGGTCATGACTGTTTCGTTTCATAAGTTTGGGGATTACTTTCCTGGAACAGGTGATATTCGTGATATTGGATATGCTAAAGGGAAATATTATTCACTAAATGTTCCCTTGGATGATGGAATTGATGATGAGAGCTATCAGTCCTTGTTTAAGCCAATAATGGGAAAGGTTATGGAGATTTTTAGGCCCGGTGCTGTTGTATTACAATGTGGTGCTGACTCTTTATCTGGGGACAGGTTAGGTTGTTTCAATCTTTCCATAAAAGGTCATGCAGAGTGTGTCAGATATATGAGATCTTTTAATGTTCCCCTTCTATTGCTCGGGGGAGGTGGCTATACAATAAGAAATGTGGCACGTTGTTGGTGTTTCGAG ACTAGCGTTGCTCTTGGGATTGAACTAGATGATAAGATGCCTCAACATgaatattatgaatattttgGTCCTGACTATACTCTTCATGTTGCTCCAAGTAACATGGAAAACAAGAACTCCCGACAATTATTGGATGAAATAAGAGCAAAACTTCTTGATAATTTATCTAGGCTTCAACATGCACCAAGTGTCCCATTCCAGGAACGGCCACCTGATGCAGAGCTTCTAGAG AGAGATGAAGATCAAGATGATAGAGATGAAAGATGGGATCCCGATTCTGACAGGGAGGTTGGCGATGACAG CAATCCTGTTCGCAGAAGGGTGAAAAGTGAATGCGTTGATGCTGAGGATAAAGATACA GTGTCGGGGGTGGACTCAATGGCAGTGGATGAACCATGCATCAAAGAGGAGCAGGATAATTTAAAAGAGCTTTCTGATCACAGGCCAAGATGA